From Daucus carota subsp. sativus chromosome 6, DH1 v3.0, whole genome shotgun sequence, the proteins below share one genomic window:
- the LOC108227599 gene encoding splicing factor U2af small subunit B: MAEHLASIFGTEKDRVNCPFYFKIGACRHGDRCSRLHTKPSISPTLLLSNMYQRPDMITPGVDPQGQPLDPRKIQDHFEDFYEDLFEELSKYGELESLNICDNLADHMVGNVYAQFREEEHASAAVQSLTGRFYAGRPIIVDFSPVTDFREATCRQYEENVCNRGGYCNFMHLKKISRELRRQLFGKNRRGRSRSRSRSPQHNRGYEERPHGGGRGYGRRGDYADHRQNDRGRRPRSRSPGRRGGRSRSPSGRRNKSPVREGSAERRAKIEQWNRERDQAETGNKSANNYSNDDRNSDGNGNGNAHNKEQYYEPHQQRQNVPDDGGYSN; the protein is encoded by the exons ATGGCAGAACATCTAGCCTCTATATTCGGCACGGAGAAGGACAGGGTGAACTGCCCTTTCTACTTCAAGATCGGCGCCTGTCGTCACGGAGATCGATGCTCCAGGCTTCACACCAAGCCTAGTATCAGCCCTACTCTCCTTCTCTCTAATATGTATCAGCGTCCTGATATGATTACTCCTGGTGTTGATCCTCAGGGCCAGCCTCTCGATCCTCGCAAAATCCAAGACCACTTCGAg GATTTTTATGAGGACTTGTTTGAGGAGTTAAGCAAGTATGGTGAACTTGAGAGCTTGAACATCTGTGACAATCTGGCTGACCACATG GTGGGGAATGTATATGCTCAGTTTAGAGAGGAGGAGCATGCTTCAGCTGCTGTGCAAAGCCTCACTGGAAGATTTTATGCAG GGCGTCCCATTATTGTTGACTTCTCTCCTGTGACGGATTTTCGTGAAGCTACCTGTAGGCAGTACGAGGAAAATGTATGTAATCGAGGTGGCTACTGCAATTTTATGCATCTGAAAAAGATTAGCAG GGAACTGAGGAGACAGCTGTTCGGAAAGAACAGAAGGGGACGAAGTCGTAGCCGAAGCCGCAGCCCTCAGCATAACCGTGGCTATGAAGAACGTCCTCATGGTGGTGGTCGTGGTTATGGTCGAAGAGGTGATTATGCTGATCACCGCCAGAATGATCGAGGCAGGAGGCCCAGAAGTAGGAGCCCTGGGAGAAGGGGTGGAAGGAGCAGGAGTCCCAGCGGCAGAAGAAACAAGAGTCCTGTTAGGGAAGGCAGTGCTGAGAGAAGGGCCAAAATTGAGCAATGGAACAGGGAACGGGATCAGGCAGAAACTGGTAATAAGAGTGCTAATAATTACAGTAATGACGACCGTAATAGTGATGGCAACGGCAATGGGAATGCTCATAACAAAGAGCAATACTATGAACCTCATCAGCAGCGACAAAACGTACCAGATGATGGAGGTTATAGCAACTGA
- the LOC108224459 gene encoding histone deacetylase HDT1 isoform X1 → MEFWAAEVKAGESFKVKIDENKALHLSQACIGDVEKDIPVSICLYVKVDEKKLALGTLNSKKLFQQSFDLVFDKTFEISHNWKNGSIFFLGYTADNEKSDRASDVDDSDAESDEDIPVIAANGGPPTEVKQEHVKASADKNSAADKQKDKEKAKIVEPRKAASSDTTDDSSEDDETSSEDDPKVSVKKDSAAGKQKANIVEPTKDVSSDDTDDSSDDDETSSEDDTKVSAEKVSAAGKQKAKIVDPKNDADSGDDDAMSEDYSEEADESDEDSDSDEDEETPVQVKSSKKRALTPAKKALPEKKAKLITPPKTDGKKSSVHVATPYPSKQTGKTPANKLNQQTPKTDGSHTCNSCKRTFKSEVALESHNKAKHTGGK, encoded by the exons ATGGAGTTTTGGG CTGCTGAGGTCAAAGCTGGAGAATCTTTCAAGGTGAAAATTGATGAAAATAAGGCGTTGCATCTCTCACAG GCTTGTATTGGTGATGTCGAGAAGGACATTCCTGTGTCCATTTGTCTCTATGTGAAAGTCGATGAGAAAAAGCTTGCCCTTGGAACACTTAACTCTAAAAAGTTATTTCAGCAGAGCTTTGACTTGGTGTTTGATAAGACATTCGAGATATCCCACAACTGGAAAAATGGAAGTATATTCTTCCTTGGATATACAGCTGATAATGAAAAATCTGATCGA GCTTCAGATGTGGATGATTCTG ATGCTGAATCGGATGAAGATATCCCAGTTATTGCTGCAAATG GAGGACCACCTACTGAAGTTAAGCAAGAGCACGTGAAGGCTAGTGCTGATAAGAATTCCGCTGCAGATAAACAAAAGGATAAAGAAAAGGCGAAGATTGTAGAACCCAGAAAAGCTGCGAGTTCAGATACTACTGATGACTCTAGTGAAGATGATGAAACTTCAAGTGAGGATGACCCGAAGGTTAGTGTTAAGAAAGATTCTGCTGCTGGAAAACAGAAGGCGAATATTGTAGAACCCACAAAAGATGTGAGTTCAGATGATACTGATGACTctagtgatgatgatgaaacTTCAAGTGAGGATGACACGAAGGTTAGTGCTGAGAAGGTTTCTGCTGCTGGGAAACAGAAGGCGAAGATTGTAGATCCTAAAAATGATGCCGACTCCGGTGATGATGATGCAATGTCTGAGGATTATTCAGAGGAAGCTGAT GAGTCAGATGAAGATAGTGACAGTGATGAGGATGAAGAGACACCAGTGCAA GTTAAATCTAGCAAGAAAAGAGCTCTGACGCCTGCTAAAAAAGCTCTCCCCGAAAAGAAAGCTAAATTGATTACTCCTCCAAAAACTG ATGGCAAGAAGAGCAGTGTCCATGTGGCTACACCCTATCCTTCAAAACAGACTGGAAAAACTCCTGCTAATAAGCTGAACCAGCAGACTCCCAAGACTGACGGGTCTCATACTTGCAACTCCTGTAAGAG GACATTCAAATCGGAGGTTGCTCTGGAATCTCACAACAAAGCAAAACATACTGGTGGAAAGTAA
- the LOC108224459 gene encoding histone deacetylase HDT1 isoform X2, translating into MEFWAAEVKAGESFKVKIDENKALHLSQACIGDVEKDIPVSICLYVKVDEKKLALGTLNSKKLFQQSFDLVFDKTFEISHNWKNGSIFFLGYTADNEKSDRASDVDDSDAESDEDIPVIAANDKQKDKEKAKIVEPRKAASSDTTDDSSEDDETSSEDDPKVSVKKDSAAGKQKANIVEPTKDVSSDDTDDSSDDDETSSEDDTKVSAEKVSAAGKQKAKIVDPKNDADSGDDDAMSEDYSEEADESDEDSDSDEDEETPVQVKSSKKRALTPAKKALPEKKAKLITPPKTDGKKSSVHVATPYPSKQTGKTPANKLNQQTPKTDGSHTCNSCKRTFKSEVALESHNKAKHTGGK; encoded by the exons ATGGAGTTTTGGG CTGCTGAGGTCAAAGCTGGAGAATCTTTCAAGGTGAAAATTGATGAAAATAAGGCGTTGCATCTCTCACAG GCTTGTATTGGTGATGTCGAGAAGGACATTCCTGTGTCCATTTGTCTCTATGTGAAAGTCGATGAGAAAAAGCTTGCCCTTGGAACACTTAACTCTAAAAAGTTATTTCAGCAGAGCTTTGACTTGGTGTTTGATAAGACATTCGAGATATCCCACAACTGGAAAAATGGAAGTATATTCTTCCTTGGATATACAGCTGATAATGAAAAATCTGATCGA GCTTCAGATGTGGATGATTCTG ATGCTGAATCGGATGAAGATATCCCAGTTATTGCTGCAAATG ATAAACAAAAGGATAAAGAAAAGGCGAAGATTGTAGAACCCAGAAAAGCTGCGAGTTCAGATACTACTGATGACTCTAGTGAAGATGATGAAACTTCAAGTGAGGATGACCCGAAGGTTAGTGTTAAGAAAGATTCTGCTGCTGGAAAACAGAAGGCGAATATTGTAGAACCCACAAAAGATGTGAGTTCAGATGATACTGATGACTctagtgatgatgatgaaacTTCAAGTGAGGATGACACGAAGGTTAGTGCTGAGAAGGTTTCTGCTGCTGGGAAACAGAAGGCGAAGATTGTAGATCCTAAAAATGATGCCGACTCCGGTGATGATGATGCAATGTCTGAGGATTATTCAGAGGAAGCTGAT GAGTCAGATGAAGATAGTGACAGTGATGAGGATGAAGAGACACCAGTGCAA GTTAAATCTAGCAAGAAAAGAGCTCTGACGCCTGCTAAAAAAGCTCTCCCCGAAAAGAAAGCTAAATTGATTACTCCTCCAAAAACTG ATGGCAAGAAGAGCAGTGTCCATGTGGCTACACCCTATCCTTCAAAACAGACTGGAAAAACTCCTGCTAATAAGCTGAACCAGCAGACTCCCAAGACTGACGGGTCTCATACTTGCAACTCCTGTAAGAG GACATTCAAATCGGAGGTTGCTCTGGAATCTCACAACAAAGCAAAACATACTGGTGGAAAGTAA
- the LOC108225420 gene encoding heat stress transcription factor A-3, with amino-acid sequence MNDNEKEFSFPSFNYEDEPVAVSLQFSDNLEEISPQPWRNLHEPPVPQFLSKTFDLVDDPAVDSIISWGETGQSIVVWDPIEFARLLLPRHFKHNNFSSFIRQLNTYGFRKIDTDKWEFANECFLRGKRHLLKNILRRRTTHSQQTENPSSDLRKAQIEDEIERLRKERGMMMQEVIELQQQHHCTVQHMEAVNEKLQAAEQKQKQMISFLANVFQHPEFLARLQRKDKGSIVSPRTAKKFAKHQETKPPISALAMEEQIFKFEDNLENSATAYENPHSNLAEQIVHSLKQETVENPGFSAEVPSCRVQNIVQSHNMAVQDGLPESLEEVRRGIPDLGPNNSLFVGNKEVSCQQDHFPEYFVCSPYVCGKDNSYPELMSPGFGFEELGGQFPLNLGSEAGPSISNSNTAVLGNLSNNNVAPEFGASGGMSGIWDVSSLQVAVGSEFDMWHHESSLTELEDQVGQPKSDNSETERVNP; translated from the exons ATGAATGATAATGAAAAAGAATTCTCATTTCCTTCTTTTAATTACGAGGACGAGCCTGTAGCAGTTTCTTTGCAATTTAGCGACAATTTAGAGGAGATTTCTCCTCAGCCGTGGAGAAATTTACACGAGCCTCCGGTTCCCCAATTTTTGTCCAAGACGTTTGATCTTGTCGATGACCCGGCAGTGGATTCGATAATCTCATGGGGTGAAACAGGCCAGAGCATTGTGGTGTGGGATCCGATTGAGTTTGCCAGGCTATTACTTCCCAGGCATTTCAAGCACAATAATTTCTCCAGCTTTATTCGTCAGCTTAATACTTAT GGATTCCGCAAGATTGACACGGACAAGTGGGAGTTTGCAAATGAATGTTTTTTGAGAGGGAAGAGACATCTGTTGAAGAACATCCTTAGGCGCAGGACAACTCATTCTCAACAAACAGAGAATCCAAGCAGTGATTTAAGGAAAGCTCAGATCGAAGATGAGATAGAACGTTTGAGGAAAGAGAGGGGTATGATGATGCAGGAGGTCATTGAATTGCAGCAGCAGCATCATTGCACGGTTCAACATATGGAAGCAGTAAATGAGAAGCTCCAAGCCGCAGAACAGAAACAGAAACAGATGATATCTTTCTTAGCAAATGTTTTCCAACACCCTGAGTTCTTGGCTCGTCTTCAGAGAAAAGATAAGGGGAGCATTGTTTCTCCAAGGACAGCAAAAAAGTTCGCAAAACATCAGGAAACTAAACCGCCTATCTCGGCTTTGGCAATGGAGGAGCAGATTTTTAAATTCGAAGATAATTTGGAGAATTCTGCTACAGCATATGAAAACCCACATTCAAATTTAGCTGAACAGATTGTTCATTCTTTAAAACAAGAAACAGTAGAGAATCCTGGTTTTAGTGCAGAAGTCCCATCATGTCGAGTTCAGAACATCGTTCAATCACATAACATGGCTGTTCAAGATGGCTTACCTGAGTCTCTAGAGGAAGTCAGAAGGGGAATCCCTGATCTGGGACCTAACaattccctgtttgttgggaacaaaGAAGTGAGTTGTCAACAAGACCACTTTCCAGAATATTTTGTCTGCTCCCCATATGTTTGTGGAAAGGATAACAGTTATCCAGAATTGATGTCTCCTGGGTTTGGATTTGAAGAGCTCGGTGGACAATTCCCCTTGAACCTGGGTTCTGAAGCTGGGCCTAGTATATCTAACTCGAACACTGCAGTATTGGGCAATCTCAGTAATAATAATGTTGCTCCAGAGTTTGGAGCCAGTGGTGGGATGTCAGGTATATGGGATGTAAGTTCATTACAGGTGGCGGTAGGTTCCGAATTTGATATGTGGCACCATGAGTCTTCTTTGACAGAGCTCGAGGACCAAGTTGGCCAACCTAAAAGTGATAACTCTGAAACTGAAAGAGTAAATCCATAG
- the LOC108227463 gene encoding uncharacterized protein LOC108227463 — protein MEMENSRRSFDRSREIGLKRPRLEEQVVSRNSNGRGFAQSQPESRVRDVEGSGNDTSIQELASQYRTALAELTFNSKPIITNLTIIAGESLHAAKAIASIICSNILEVPTEQKLPSLYLLDSIVKNIGRDYIKYFAPRLPEVFCKAYRQVDPAVHPGMRHLFGTWRNVFPPQFLQLIEKELGFPPAVSSSASGTAKPGSQALRPAQSIHVNPKYLEARQNQQSSKVRGTITDINGSHGNSPDEMEKPHRGTSVNAARQRADPRLKMHNIQHPPKDAGTGSFQQNSLEFGAYDINSELARHSASGIKKTSDRATEQVLDRAWYGSGSSIADTTSSRMNSSDVKGGRTSYLTSESANRDLNLQNAQNLVSGRSSIGIDSWKNSEEEEYTWDDVNSRPTSYGVNRKSKRDPRLMDESERLDAQSTISKPQTLHGIGSSVDKEASSATLLSEQRNQIAFGTRAPSTGQRGALGLGYPGSSQPSSGYSAGYPASLSGLSTSSNSMARTSFPVPGSSGSVVQQRYTGEAASPSGQSPLHQHPSSPYISKHQSSEEPLQTQAPPHADVELHRRFPQNSPIPAKTITQNIHRGSTQNLQSPNLQGSSYISSTQQRHHIPVVQKPLSDPIKYDPSAPSNKALAPQVSTVENPLMVKSSSVPPSHLAPQIPGQLSASHLLTAVMNSGILGKNSVIGDIPKTSSQNAIALSSQTSSRPPQPSGVSPTKSEVKVALATNAVPLSHESTFITSTQREKERPPLPHGPPPSSTVSSALEQTATNPMSNLLNTLMAKGLISASKTESTAPPQIIADPCNQIPGIVTTMVSSTLTVSSAIPPSSTCDKLSESKPTTKNPVSLDASSFNDFKNHIGFEFKPEVIRVCHPSVIDELLHDLPHQCSICGLQVKLKESLDRHMEWHTLKKAESGCRRWYISSLEWIQEKVSADEDVKGVSDDELENDGLLMVPADENQCVCVLCGELFEDIYNKNMDQWMFKEAVYLTLSAQTVVTSLTGEKGPIVHAKGPIVHANCISESSLRDLDLANDVKVERVV, from the exons ATGGAAATGGAGAATTCACGTAGATCATTCGATAGATCGAGAGAGATAGGGCTGAAAAGACCTAGGTTAGAGGAGCAAGTTGTGAGTCGTAATTCAAATGGACGTGGTTTTGCTCAATCGCAGCCGGAATCGAGAGTCAGAGATGTTGAAGGTAGTGGTAATGATACGTCGATTCAGGAGTTAGCTAGTCAGTACAGGACTGCGTTGGCGGAGCTCACCTTCAATTCGAAACCGATTATTACTAATCTGACTATTATTGCTGGAGAAagcttgcacgctgccaaggcGATTGCTTCGATTATCTGCTCAAACATTCTCGAG GTTCCAACCGAGCAAAAACTCCCATCTCTATATCTGCTAGACAGTATTGTGAAAAACATTGGGAGGGATTACATAAAGTACTTTGCTCCAAGACTCCCAGAG GTCTTCTGCAAGGCATATAGACAAGTTGATCCAGCAGTACACCCTGGCATGCGGCATCTATTTGGAACCTGGAGAAATGTATTTCCACCTCAATTTCTTCAGTTGATTGAGAAAGAACTTGGGTTTCCACCTGCTGTCAGCAGTTCAGCATCAGGGACAGCTAAGCCTGGTTCACAGGCACTGCGTCCAGCTCAAAGTATACATGTAAATCCAAAGTACTTGGAGGCAAGGCAGAATCAGCAGTCAAGCAAG GTAAGAGGAACAATCACAGACATAAATGGGAGCCATGGGAATTCACCCGATGAGATGGAGAAACCGCACAGAGGAACCAGCGTTAATGCTGCAAGACAACGAGCTGATCCTCGTCTTAAAATGCAT AATATTCAGCATCCTCCAAAAGATGCAGGAACTGGGTCTTTTCAGCAAAATAGTTTAGAATTTGGTGCATATGATATTAATAGTGAGCTTGCAAGGCATTCAGCTTCTGGGATTAAAAAAACCAGTGATAGGGCCACAGAGCAAGTACTTGACCGGGCTTGGTATGGATCTGGCAGCAGTATTGCTGACACAACATCCAGCAGGATGAATAGTTCCGATGTCAAGGGTGGGCGTACAAGTTATTTAACCTCTGAATCTGCAAACAGAGACCTGAACTTGCAGAATGCGCAGAACCTTGTTAGTGGTAGAAGCAGCATTGGGATTGATAGTTGGAAGAACTCTGAAGAAGAGGAGTACACATGGGATGATGTGAATTCTAGACCAACAAGTTATGGTGTCAATCGTAAGTCAAAGAGAGATCCTAGGTTGATGGATGAGTCTGAGAGACTG GATGCCCAGAGCACTATTTCAAAGCCTCAAACTCTACATGGAATTGGATCAAGTGTTGACAAAGAAGCTTCCAGTGCTACATTGCTGTCTGAACAGAGAAACCAAATTGCTTTTGGAACTCGAGCTCCTTCAACTGGGCAGCGGGGAGCACTTGGGTTAGGCTATCCTGGTTCCAGTCAACCTAGTTCAGGGTATTCTGCAGGTTATCCTGCCTCTTTGAGTGGGTTGTCAACAAGTTCAAATTCCATGGCTAGGACGTCTTTCCCGGTTCCAGGGTCCTCTGGATCAGTAGTACAACAAAGATACACTGGAGAGGCTGCATCACCATCTGGACAATCACCATTGCACCAACATCCTTCCTCACCTTATATCTCCAAACATCAATCCAGCGAAGAACCTTTGCAAACTCAAGCACCGCCACATGCTGACGTCGAACTGCATAGACGGTTTCCTCAAAACTCTCCTATACCTGCGAAGACAATAACCCAGAACATTCATCGAGGGAGCACACAGAATTTGCAATCCCCAAATTTACAGGGATCCTCTTACATAAGTTCGACTCAACAAAGGCATCATATTCCTGTTGTGCAAAAACCTCTGTCTGATCCTATAAAATATGATCCTTCTGCTCCATCCAACAAAGCATTAGCACCTCAGGTTTCAACTGTGGAGAATCCCTTAATGGTGAAGTCTTCATCTGTTCCTCCTAGTCATCTTGCTCCGCAAATTCCAGGGCAGTTGAGTGCGAGTCATTTATTGACTGCTGTTATGAATAGTGGAATACTTGGGAAAAATTCTGTCATTGGTGACATACCTAAAACTAGCAGTCAGAATGCTATTGCATTGTCTTCTCAAACATCTTCACGGCCTCCTCAACCCAGTGGCGTTTCTCCGACCAAATCGGAGGTCAAAGTTGCTTTAGCAACTAATGCAGTCCCATTATCCCATGAAAGCACATTTATTACCTCTACGCAGAGAGAAAAAGAACGTCCCCCACTGCCGCATGGGCCTCCACCCTCTTCAACTGTTAGTAGTGCCTTGGAACAGACTGCAACTAATCCTATGTCAAATCTTTTAAATACATTAATGGCGAAGGGCTTGATTTCTGCATCAAAAACAGAATCAACTGCTCCACCTCAGATTATTGCTGATCCCTGTAATCAAATTCCAGGAATTGTTACTACTATGGTGAGTTCCACTCTCACAGTTTCGTCAGCTATTCCACCCTCATCTACTTGTGACAAGCTTTCTGAGTCGAAGCCCACCACTAAAAACCCAGTTAGCTTGGATGCATCTAGCTTCAATGACTTCAAAAACCATATTGGGTTTGAGTTTAAACCAGAAGTGATTCGGGTGTGTCATCCTTCTGTAATTGATGAGCTCCTTCATGATCTTCCACACCAGTGCAGTATATGTGGTCTTCAAGTCAAACTTAAAGAAAGTTTAGATAGACATATGGAGTGGCACACACTTAAAAAAGCTGAATCAGGTTGCCGGAGATGGTATATCAGTTCTCTTGAGTGGATTCAGGAAAAAGTTTCTGCTGATGAAGATGTGAAGGGGGTTTCTGATGATGAATTGGAGAATGATGGTTTGTTGATGGTCCCTGCCGATGAAAACCAATGCGTATGTGTGTTATGTGGTGAGCTGTTTGAAGATATTTATAATAAGAATATGGATCAATGGATGTTCAAAGAAGCTGTTTATTTGACTCTTTCAGCTCAAACAGTGGTAACAAGTCTTACAGGAGAAAAGGGTCCTATTGTTCATGCAAAGGGTCCTATTGTTCATGCAAACTGTATATCAGAAAGTTCTCTTCGTGATTTGGATCTAGCCAATGATGTAAAAGTG GAAAGGGTTGTGTAG
- the LOC108227464 gene encoding uncharacterized protein LOC108227464, translating to MNKTSSTKDTVTCTYKVQCPGQIQIFVAVTWFRVKDQGFTISIIDDPSSPFKFNAKHLQFGTSRGNKFFGSSDTNIEIMWDLSSARYDTGPDPVSGFYVAVLLNSELILLLGDKEDLEVNKIIYKISFKPKFRLFSRSERLSGSSAYSTKARFFDKGRSHDIVIRCIAEDRMQRELVLSVFIDERNVIEIKRLHWNFRGNETVYIDGCLVDMMWDVHDWLFNPKSGDAHFMFRPRAGLDCRLWLAEDKLERNEQENCGVSWLICAAKNPD from the coding sequence ATGAACAAGACCTCTTCAACGAAAGACACAGTTACATGTACCTACAAAGTCCAGTGCCCTGGCCAAATTCAAATATTCGTCGCGGTCACCTGGTTTCGTGTCAAGGATCAAGGGTTCACGATTAGTATCATCGATGATCCGTCTTCACCTTTTAAATTCAACGCAAAGCATCTGCAATTTGGAACAAGTAGAGGTAACAAATTTTTTGGATCATCCGATACTAATATTGAGATAATGTGGGATCTTTCATCGGCTAGATATGACACAGGGCCTGATCCTGTTAGTGGATTTTACGTGGCAGTATTACTGAATTCAGAGCTAATTCTACTTCTCGGGGACAAAGAGGACCTGGAGgtgaataaaatcatatataagatTAGTTTCAAACCAAAATTTAGATTGTTTTCGCGGAGTGAACGTTTATCAGGGAGTTCAGCCTATAGTACAAAGGCTCGATTTTTCGACAAGGGGAGGAGTCATGACATTGTGATCAGGTGCATTGCGGAGGACAGGATGCAGAGGGAGTTGGTACTGAGTGTTTTTATAGACGAGAGGAATGTGATTGAGATTAAAAGGCTGCATTGGAATTTCCGGGGAAATGAAACAGTGTACATTGATGGATGCTTGGTGGATATGATGTGGGATGTTCATGATTGGCTGTTTAATCCGAAATCAGGAGATGCGCATTTCATGTTTAGGCCAAGGGCTGGACTGGACTGCAGGTTGTGGTTAGCAGAGGATAAATTGGAGAGGAATGAGCAGGAAAATTGTGGAGTTTCCTGGTTGATTTGTGCCGCAAAGAATCCTGATTGA